CTCAACGCTAATAATAATCCGCTGACTATAAGTGTTGGGTCACTTGGTGTTAATGATAGCCATCGGTTAAAAGAATTACAAATTACCGGCAATGCTCAAACAAATGTTGATTCATCAATCTTTAGTAAGCAATTAACTTTTAATACTAGTGCACCAGTCCGTTTTAATCAACCGGTAGCTCTTGGTGCTAATGGTGTAGTTGCTTTACAAGCTGATACTAAGTTAATCTTCGACAGCAGTGCGGTAGCAGCCGGGGCTATTCTTACTGCAGCAGATACAGCGATCGGTGGTAGTGTGTATGATGTTCTTGCTGCAGCCAACGTTGACACTGATCTGGCCGGCATCATTCAACTCAACGCTAATAATAATCCACTGACTATAAGTGCTGGGTCACTTGGTGTTAATGATAGCCATCGGTTAAAAGAATTACAAATTACCGGCAATGCTCAAACAAATGTTAATTCACCAATCTTTAGTAAGCAATTAACTTTTAACACTAGCGCACCAGTCCGTTTTAATCAACCGGTAGCTCTTGGTGCTAATGGTGTAGTTGCTTTACAAACTGATACTAAGTTAATCTTCGATAGCAGTGCGGTAACAGCCGGAGCTATTCTTACTGCGGCAGATACAGTGATCGGTGGTAGAGTTTATGATGTTCCTACTGCAGCCAACGTTGACACTGATCTGGCCGGCATCATTCAACTTAACGCTAATAATAATCCACTAACTATAAGTGCTAAGTCATTTGGTGTTGATGATAGCCATCGGTTAAAAGAATTACAAATTACCGGCAATGCTCAAACAAATGTCAATTTACCAATCTTTAGTAAGCAATTAACTTTCAACACTAGTGCGCCAGTCAGTTTTAATCAACCGGTATCCCTGGGTGTTAATGGTGTGGTTGCTTTACAAACTGATACTAAGTTAATCTTCGATAGCAGTGCGGTAACAGCTGGAGCTATTCTTACTGCGGCAGATACAGTGATCGGTGGTAGAGTTTATGATGTTCCTACTGCAGCCAACGTTGACACTGATCTGGCCGGCATCATTCAACTTAACGCTAATAATAATCCACTAACTATAAGTGCTAAGTCATTTGGTGTTGATGATAGCCATCGGTTAAAAGAATTACAAATTACCGGCAATGCTCAAACAAATGTTAATTCACCAATTTTTAGTAAGCAATTAACTTTTAATACCAGTGCACCAGTCTGTTTTAACCAACCGGTAGCTCTTGGTGCTAATGGTGTGGTCACGCTATTGCAAGACGTCAAGATACATGACCTTGTTGCTGGTGGAAGTACTATCTCTGGTATTTCTCCGACGGTAAATCTCAGAACTAATGAATTATACCAATTGCAATAATTAACACGGTGTATTTATCCAGTCTCTATACATAATTGATTTTACTAAATCTACATTCTGAGCAAGTTGATTCCAAGCGTAACAAGCCATAGTTACAATATCTTCATATGCACCGTAACATTGGTTGTAAGCGTCCAGGGAAGGCGGTCTAGTAAAATAAAAAACTTGGAGTAATATTTCTTAATTAACAAATCGAGAAATATTATGAGTTTTAAAAGAACGAAAGTATCACGCGAGATCAGGGAGCAAGTGCTACACGAGTCGATGCAAGTTGGTTGCGATGTCGAATTACTTGCTAAAAAGCATAAGTTATCACCGCAAACAATCTGTAAATGGCAGAGAAGTTACAGGAAGCAACAAAAAGTCGAGAATTTAGAGCAACTGAGAAGTCAATTTATCGAATTACCCGTGCTTCCTATTACAAAACCCTCTAGCCTTAAAAAAGTAGAATTACTATTTGATAATTATTCTTGCTGTATTGAAGGTAGAATGAATAGCGCCCAGCTTCTAAAATTAGTTCAATTATTAGAAGGTGAGCCATGCTAAATGTAGAAAGCGGCAGCAAGATTTATCTCTGCACCGGTCACACCGACATGAGAAAAGGAATTAACGGCCTCTCTCTACTTGCACAATCGGTAATATCTGATAAATTAAATACAGGCGCTCTTTTTGCTTTTCGAGGAAAAAGAGCTGATAGAATAAAAGTGTTATGGTGGGACGGTCAAGGTTTTTGCTTGTATTATAAATGTTTGGATATCGGCAAATTTGTCTGGCCGAAACTTGATGAACAAAAATCGTTAACAATTACACGAGCTCAGCTAGCAATGCTAATCGAAGCAATTGATTGGAGGAACCCCGTTCGTCATGACGCCCCTTTATGCGCTGGTTGAGAAGTTATTGAATGCAAATTGATATTGATAAATTACCTACGGAAATAGAATTATTACACAAAATAATTGCTACTTTGCATGATAAGAATCATTTACTCTCAACGGAAAACGGTGAATTATTAGATCGCATCAATATCCTCAAAGAACAATTAGCAGTTCTTAAAGCTAAGAAATTCGGTAAATCTTCTGAAAAACTAGATAGACAAATAGATTTGGTAGAAAAAGCT
The genomic region above belongs to Candidatus Trichorickettsia mobilis and contains:
- a CDS encoding transposase, producing MSFKRTKVSREIREQVLHESMQVGCDVELLAKKHKLSPQTICKWQRSYRKQQKVENLEQLRSQFIELPVLPITKPSSLKKVELLFDNYSCCIEGRMNSAQLLKLVQLLEGEPC
- the tnpB gene encoding IS66 family insertion sequence element accessory protein TnpB (TnpB, as the term is used for proteins encoded by IS66 family insertion elements, is considered an accessory protein, since TnpC, encoded by a neighboring gene, is a DDE family transposase.), translating into MLNVESGSKIYLCTGHTDMRKGINGLSLLAQSVISDKLNTGALFAFRGKRADRIKVLWWDGQGFCLYYKCLDIGKFVWPKLDEQKSLTITRAQLAMLIEAIDWRNPVRHDAPLCAG